In Alicyclobacillus macrosporangiidus CPP55, a single window of DNA contains:
- a CDS encoding tyrosine-type recombinase/integrase: protein MASRNSSSNFYQQSVQRYGMSAPQPVAGSMTVAQAIKLAKSYWQQQGCSFDTYASYSEHLKEFGYWAHENLRPCLISEMNEWQTARYREYLYTRPSKRGGTLSGSTIQHHLDTLSSFFNIMVLYGQMERNPLRLIEGPHSRHNRLKSVPKRPCPLNMEVCKQLLSLPFDGHLGLRDRVMLHFSILFAPRPSEMAELTWMDLEWNVLTINRKNKNEPGVFQVPEYLLRLLQEMRFKYGAKANDPIFLSQGGKRGLSARGVRQAISRIGNRIGIDLCPKDFRTFLMSELSRIVDPKTLQAFVGHLDPQTSMKYYAKRTRIEIQRTLAVWKEAISSGVDLMAGFEEDVA from the coding sequence ATGGCCAGCAGAAACTCATCGAGCAATTTTTATCAGCAGTCCGTGCAGCGCTATGGAATGTCCGCACCGCAACCGGTCGCAGGGTCAATGACAGTGGCTCAGGCCATCAAATTGGCAAAGAGCTACTGGCAACAACAGGGCTGCTCGTTTGATACCTACGCCTCGTATTCCGAGCACTTGAAGGAATTCGGCTATTGGGCTCACGAAAATTTGCGCCCGTGCCTCATCTCAGAGATGAATGAGTGGCAAACTGCGAGGTATCGGGAGTACCTCTACACACGCCCCAGCAAGCGTGGGGGAACCCTTTCGGGATCCACGATTCAGCACCATCTGGATACCTTGTCCTCATTTTTTAATATCATGGTTCTGTACGGGCAGATGGAGCGTAATCCACTTCGTCTGATTGAGGGACCTCACAGTCGGCACAATCGATTGAAGTCTGTCCCGAAAAGGCCTTGCCCACTGAATATGGAGGTTTGCAAGCAACTGCTGTCCCTGCCGTTTGATGGACATCTCGGTTTGCGTGACCGTGTAATGCTTCACTTCTCTATATTGTTCGCACCTCGTCCTTCTGAGATGGCCGAGTTGACATGGATGGATCTGGAGTGGAATGTGCTCACGATCAACCGAAAGAACAAGAATGAACCCGGTGTCTTTCAGGTTCCCGAGTATCTGCTCCGCCTCTTGCAGGAAATGAGGTTTAAGTATGGTGCCAAGGCAAATGATCCGATTTTTCTTAGCCAAGGTGGTAAGAGAGGCCTTTCAGCGAGAGGGGTTCGTCAAGCTATCAGCCGAATCGGCAACCGGATTGGAATTGACCTTTGCCCCAAGGATTTTCGTACCTTCTTGATGTCGGAGTTGTCTCGAATCGTGGATCCGAAAACGTTACAGGCGTTTGTTGGCCACCTTGATCCTCAGACATCTATGAAATACTACGCCAAGCGTACTCGCATCGAGATTCAACGGACGCTAGCTGTGTGGAAAGAAGCTATCTCATCGGGCGTCGATCTGATGGCAGGTTTTGAGGAAGATGTCGCCTGA
- a CDS encoding Nif3-like dinuclear metal center hexameric protein, whose translation MRPVCTVRDVIDIMNRIAPPELAMERDVVGLQLGRPDKPVQSVWLALDPYPAVIDAAVAAGADLLITHHAMLFRPIQRIDTGTARGRAIASALAHDLAVFNAHTNLDIAEGGVNDVLAERLGLTDCEVLERTRTEGLRKLVVFVPVSHHEAVLQAVCAAGAGHIGAYSHCTFNTEGTGTFLPLEGAQPFLGEVGRLERAAEVRLETVVPESKLEPVVRAMLEAHPYEEVAYDIYPLQLMGKVSGIGRVGQLFRPMPLRDFADHVRERLGLAHIRFSGDPQLTVERVAVLGGSGGRFAASAIAKGAQVLVTSDCDHHTVAEAWQDGLAIVDATHAALERPVLDKIRERLARELPDGVSIEIADVPEDPFEWI comes from the coding sequence ATGCGCCCAGTATGTACGGTGCGCGACGTGATCGACATCATGAATCGGATCGCGCCACCTGAGCTCGCCATGGAACGGGATGTGGTTGGGTTGCAGCTCGGCCGACCGGACAAGCCGGTACAATCGGTGTGGTTGGCGCTCGATCCGTATCCGGCCGTGATTGACGCAGCGGTGGCCGCGGGCGCAGACCTGTTGATCACCCACCATGCGATGTTGTTCCGGCCCATCCAACGGATTGATACCGGGACAGCCAGAGGCCGGGCCATCGCGTCCGCTTTGGCGCACGATCTCGCAGTCTTTAACGCCCACACCAATCTCGATATCGCGGAGGGCGGCGTCAACGACGTGTTGGCGGAGCGCCTGGGGTTGACGGATTGTGAAGTGCTGGAGCGGACGCGCACGGAGGGATTGCGCAAGCTGGTCGTCTTCGTCCCGGTCTCTCACCACGAGGCGGTCTTGCAGGCGGTCTGCGCGGCGGGCGCGGGGCACATCGGTGCGTACAGTCACTGCACGTTCAACACGGAAGGGACGGGTACGTTCCTGCCCCTGGAGGGCGCTCAACCCTTCCTCGGCGAGGTGGGCCGTCTGGAACGGGCGGCCGAGGTACGCCTGGAGACGGTGGTGCCTGAGTCGAAGCTCGAACCGGTCGTGCGGGCGATGCTGGAGGCGCATCCTTACGAAGAGGTGGCGTACGACATCTACCCGTTGCAGTTGATGGGGAAGGTATCCGGGATTGGACGGGTAGGGCAACTGTTCCGTCCCATGCCGCTGCGGGACTTCGCGGATCACGTTCGGGAACGGCTCGGACTTGCGCACATCCGGTTTTCAGGAGACCCCCAGCTGACGGTGGAGCGCGTGGCGGTTCTCGGAGGTTCGGGTGGCCGCTTTGCGGCCAGCGCGATCGCGAAGGGGGCTCAGGTGCTGGTGACGTCCGACTGCGATCATCACACGGTCGCGGAAGCTTGGCAGGATGGTCTGGCCATCGTGGATGCGACACACGCTGCATTGGAGCGGCCCGTGTTGGACAAGATCCGGGAGAGGCTCGCGCGCGAGCTGCCCGATGGCGTGTCCATCGAGATCGCCGACGTGCCGGAAGATCCGTTTGAATGGATCTGA
- a CDS encoding tRNA (adenine(22)-N(1))-methyltransferase, protein MPASQVVLSARLAQVARFVPAGSRLVDVGTDHALLPISLVRSGQVPCAIACDVAPGPVRAAKQNVARFGLNHAISVRQGDGLAPVTPGEADVAVISGLGGWTVVGILHRSPGVLAAMQRVVVQPMNASGEVRRFMRRQGFGIWDEVLLEEDGRFYQIIAFDRAVCPDAGYLAWRPEEDWLCHEYGPYLLRRRSPATVRCVQEDRGRLMRVLERVAEGTSHEAKVRGAAVEEQIRAMDRWLAQKGDDEDAPSMYGARRDRHHESDRAT, encoded by the coding sequence ATGCCAGCGTCGCAGGTGGTGCTGTCCGCCAGGCTGGCCCAGGTGGCCCGGTTCGTCCCCGCCGGTTCCCGCCTGGTCGACGTGGGCACCGATCACGCGCTGTTGCCCATCTCTCTCGTGAGATCAGGCCAGGTGCCCTGTGCCATCGCGTGCGATGTCGCTCCAGGCCCAGTCCGGGCGGCCAAGCAGAATGTCGCCCGGTTTGGACTGAATCACGCCATCTCCGTGCGGCAAGGGGACGGGCTTGCCCCCGTCACGCCCGGGGAGGCCGACGTGGCGGTGATCTCCGGCCTCGGCGGATGGACGGTGGTGGGGATTCTGCATCGGTCACCAGGCGTCCTTGCGGCGATGCAGCGGGTGGTCGTCCAACCGATGAACGCCAGCGGCGAGGTCCGCCGGTTCATGCGCCGGCAGGGATTCGGCATCTGGGATGAAGTCCTCTTGGAGGAGGACGGGCGGTTTTATCAGATCATCGCCTTCGATCGCGCGGTGTGTCCGGACGCGGGGTATCTTGCATGGAGGCCGGAGGAGGATTGGTTGTGCCATGAGTACGGGCCGTATCTCCTTCGCAGGCGCTCACCGGCCACCGTGCGGTGTGTGCAGGAGGACCGTGGCCGGCTGATGCGCGTACTGGAGCGGGTTGCGGAAGGCACCTCCCACGAGGCGAAGGTCCGGGGTGCCGCCGTGGAGGAACAGATCCGCGCCATGGACCGTTGGTTGGCTCAGAAGGGGGATGACGAGGATGCGCCCAGTATGTACGGTGCGCGACGTGATCGACATCATGAATCGGATCGCGCCACCTGA
- a CDS encoding YdcF family protein translates to MIGLRVAAGAAAALALGALVIFGLAHHARRLGRTYRPRPSDAAIILGAYTDGYRPGTALTARLKVGLDLYRRGYIRFLIVSGGRGPDESVSESRSMKRFLILNGVPPDVILEDRHSADTWENLTNSRRVMEAHGLRTAVIVTSDYHLPRAMAVAERLGMDVCGCAARSGPSEFRYAVREVAARVKYAVSGQAGLRLQ, encoded by the coding sequence GTGATCGGGTTGCGGGTGGCGGCGGGTGCGGCAGCCGCGCTGGCGCTCGGCGCTCTCGTCATCTTCGGGTTGGCGCACCACGCACGACGTTTGGGCCGCACCTACCGGCCGCGGCCTTCGGATGCGGCGATCATCCTCGGGGCGTATACGGATGGATACCGTCCGGGTACCGCACTGACCGCCCGCCTGAAAGTGGGGCTCGACCTGTACCGCAGGGGGTATATCCGTTTTCTCATCGTCAGCGGTGGGAGAGGGCCGGACGAATCGGTCAGTGAATCTCGATCCATGAAGCGCTTTCTGATTTTGAACGGGGTGCCGCCCGATGTTATTCTAGAAGACAGGCATTCGGCGGACACGTGGGAAAATCTGACGAATAGCCGGCGGGTGATGGAAGCCCACGGCTTGCGGACCGCGGTGATTGTGACGAGTGATTATCATCTGCCCCGCGCGATGGCGGTCGCTGAGCGGCTGGGCATGGATGTGTGCGGGTGCGCCGCCCGCTCCGGACCGAGTGAATTCCGGTATGCCGTGCGGGAAGTGGCGGCTCGAGTGAAATACGCCGTATCCGGTCAGGCCGGGTTGCGCCTGCAGTGA
- a CDS encoding thiamine pyrophosphate-dependent enzyme translates to MALDLKAYENGNRPTWCPGCGDYAVLKAIQRALLELGIAPEDAVLVSGIGCSGKISHYFGGYGIHTTHGRLLPVAQGIAAARPDITVVAAGGDGDGYGIGVGHLVHAVRRNLPLTYVVMDNGVYGNTKGQTSPTSPIGYRSSTSPHGNADEPIHPLRLAWSAGASFIGQGFSGDIRHLVELLKQAITHPGFAMVNVFSPCVVFNKTNDYAFYRRSVFYQQTPARSGAEFVQLLEAHPFPLGVLWRWDRPTAARLEASPADTTPSDDVRRWLRGTLA, encoded by the coding sequence ATGGCGCTGGATTTGAAGGCGTATGAAAACGGCAACCGGCCCACGTGGTGTCCGGGTTGCGGAGACTACGCGGTGTTGAAGGCCATTCAGCGGGCCTTGCTAGAACTGGGGATCGCCCCCGAAGACGCGGTTTTGGTGTCGGGCATCGGATGCAGCGGCAAGATCAGCCACTATTTCGGCGGATATGGCATCCACACCACCCACGGCCGTTTGCTTCCGGTGGCCCAGGGCATTGCGGCGGCCCGGCCGGACATCACCGTCGTCGCGGCCGGGGGAGACGGGGACGGCTACGGCATCGGCGTCGGTCACCTCGTGCACGCGGTGCGGCGGAACCTGCCGCTCACGTACGTCGTCATGGACAACGGGGTGTACGGAAACACCAAGGGGCAGACGTCACCCACGAGCCCAATCGGCTACCGGTCGTCCACCAGTCCGCACGGCAACGCGGACGAGCCCATCCATCCGCTCCGGCTCGCTTGGTCGGCGGGAGCCAGCTTCATCGGGCAAGGATTCTCGGGCGACATCCGACATCTGGTGGAACTTCTCAAACAGGCCATCACCCATCCGGGATTCGCAATGGTCAACGTGTTCAGCCCGTGCGTGGTGTTCAACAAGACGAATGACTACGCATTCTACCGGCGCTCAGTATTCTACCAGCAGACGCCCGCCCGTTCGGGCGCCGAGTTCGTTCAGCTTTTGGAGGCGCATCCGTTCCCGCTCGGTGTCCTGTGGCGATGGGACCGGCCTACGGCAGCGCGCCTGGAGGCGAGCCCCGCGGACACCACGCCGTCCGACGACGTGCGCAGGTGGCTGCGAGGGACCCTGGCCTGA
- a CDS encoding 2-oxoacid:acceptor oxidoreductase family protein, whose amino-acid sequence MVIAICGYTGQGVETAGAILSEVLRAKGRRFRTWRDFSTIIRGGLTSFEAYVDEDTGGEAPARLHAVDVAVVWDDQAAERYRNRVRHAAGLYGSSTVEQVPKTNRDALDHMGFNLWALGVVACKLGLSLDDVESAAIAHFKQRVNLEPLQRGYAKAAGATHPQMVQRSAAPDTVILSGNDALCLGAIHGGVRIYCGYPITPASEILEYMAAWLPEVGGRAYQVEDEIAAIHMAIGASYAGMRTFVATSGPGMDLMTEGLGYVATIEVPLVVVDNQRGGPSTGMPTKTEQSDLRHLLYAGHGEFPRVVLAPTGVIDCLAVIQEALNLADILQCPVLVALDLDLALRRISVPWEVVNDALMSVPASRGRTVMPPAAVHGYRRFAAEDGGPPRRTVPGVRGGGYVASGDEHDERGWMEPDFRSVRPTLHRRRLEKVDVVQYDRPLTQIGSPAAPVCLVGTGAMGELIHAAVAAHPDLYQGVLLRQLWPVPADGLLAALAGAREVVVCEYNATGQLAHLMATAVPEAGFRTVRRYDGEHYTVEEFLAAMEAAGETLDGRVRGWRWI is encoded by the coding sequence ATGGTGATCGCGATCTGCGGTTATACGGGGCAGGGCGTCGAGACGGCTGGGGCCATCCTGTCCGAGGTACTGCGCGCGAAGGGCCGCAGGTTTCGAACTTGGCGCGACTTTTCCACCATCATTCGGGGTGGACTGACCAGTTTCGAGGCGTACGTGGACGAGGACACGGGAGGCGAAGCGCCTGCACGTTTGCATGCGGTTGACGTGGCGGTGGTGTGGGATGACCAAGCGGCGGAGCGGTACCGAAACCGGGTACGGCACGCGGCCGGCTTGTACGGTTCGTCTACGGTCGAGCAGGTACCGAAGACGAATCGGGACGCCCTCGATCACATGGGTTTCAACCTGTGGGCGCTCGGCGTCGTAGCCTGCAAGCTGGGTCTCTCCCTGGACGACGTCGAGTCGGCTGCCATCGCTCACTTCAAGCAACGCGTAAATCTGGAACCGCTGCAAAGAGGATACGCAAAAGCCGCAGGTGCAACGCACCCGCAGATGGTTCAAAGGTCTGCAGCGCCGGACACGGTGATCCTGTCTGGCAATGATGCGCTGTGTCTCGGGGCGATTCACGGGGGCGTCCGCATCTACTGTGGGTATCCCATCACACCGGCCTCCGAGATCCTGGAATATATGGCGGCATGGTTGCCGGAGGTCGGCGGCAGGGCCTACCAGGTGGAGGACGAGATCGCAGCCATCCACATGGCCATCGGCGCGAGTTACGCGGGCATGCGCACGTTTGTCGCGACGAGCGGTCCGGGGATGGATCTGATGACGGAAGGGTTGGGGTATGTCGCCACCATCGAAGTCCCCCTGGTGGTGGTCGACAACCAGCGCGGAGGCCCGTCGACCGGCATGCCCACAAAGACGGAGCAGAGCGACCTGCGCCACCTGCTCTACGCCGGCCACGGGGAGTTCCCGCGCGTCGTGTTGGCCCCCACGGGCGTGATCGACTGTCTGGCCGTGATCCAGGAGGCCTTGAATTTGGCCGACATCCTTCAGTGTCCGGTGCTGGTGGCACTCGATCTCGACCTCGCGCTGCGGCGAATCAGCGTTCCGTGGGAGGTGGTGAACGACGCGCTGATGAGCGTACCGGCGTCGCGTGGGCGCACGGTGATGCCTCCCGCGGCCGTCCATGGGTACAGGCGTTTTGCCGCGGAGGACGGCGGACCGCCTAGGCGGACCGTTCCGGGCGTGAGAGGCGGGGGGTATGTCGCCAGCGGCGATGAGCATGACGAGCGCGGCTGGATGGAGCCCGATTTTCGGTCCGTTCGGCCGACGCTGCACCGCCGCCGGCTGGAGAAGGTGGATGTCGTGCAATACGACCGCCCGTTGACCCAGATCGGCTCGCCAGCAGCGCCTGTGTGTCTGGTGGGGACAGGGGCGATGGGTGAACTCATTCACGCTGCCGTGGCGGCGCACCCCGACCTGTACCAGGGCGTTTTGTTACGCCAACTGTGGCCCGTGCCCGCGGATGGGCTGCTGGCGGCCCTGGCAGGTGCGCGAGAGGTCGTCGTGTGCGAGTACAACGCCACGGGGCAGTTAGCGCACCTGATGGCCACCGCGGTACCCGAGGCCGGATTTCGGACGGTTCGACGCTATGACGGCGAGCATTACACGGTCGAGGAGTTCTTGGCCGCCATGGAGGCGGCGGGCGAGACACTGGACGGGAGGGTTCGGGGATGGCGCTGGATTTGA
- a CDS encoding acyl-CoA dehydrogenase family protein, translating into MDFDWTQEQRMIRDTVREFAEAEILPYAAEWDQRSHFPKEVFDKMGRLGLLGLPIPERYGGAGADMVSYCLAVEEIGRACGGTGLSYEAHVSLASMPIYLYGTEEQRQQYLIPLASGEKLGAFALTEPQAGSDAGGTRTTARLDGDEWVIRGTKCFITNGGYAKTVVLTAVTDPERHGISAFIVPTDAPGFQIGRAYEKMGMRASNTVELILEDVRIPRDNLLGPLNAGFKQFLSTLDGGRVAIAALAVGIARSAFETALAYAKQRTQFGQTISKFQAIQHKLADMAMHIDIARNAVMKAAWLHDQGRPFSLEASFAKLFASEMCTQTCLQAIQILGGNGYMCDYPVERNLRDAKLIEIGEGTSEVQRLVIARHLGC; encoded by the coding sequence ATGGATTTTGATTGGACTCAGGAACAGCGGATGATCCGGGACACGGTACGGGAGTTCGCCGAAGCGGAGATCCTGCCGTATGCTGCCGAGTGGGACCAAAGGTCGCATTTTCCCAAAGAGGTGTTTGATAAGATGGGCCGGTTGGGCCTGTTGGGGCTGCCGATCCCGGAGCGGTACGGCGGTGCCGGCGCAGACATGGTCAGCTACTGTCTCGCAGTGGAGGAGATTGGACGGGCGTGCGGCGGTACGGGCTTGAGCTACGAGGCGCACGTGTCACTGGCCTCCATGCCCATCTACCTGTATGGGACGGAGGAGCAGAGGCAGCAGTACCTGATCCCGCTGGCCTCCGGGGAAAAACTCGGCGCCTTCGCATTGACGGAGCCGCAGGCGGGATCGGACGCGGGCGGGACGCGGACGACCGCGCGCCTGGATGGAGACGAATGGGTGATTCGCGGCACCAAGTGTTTTATCACCAACGGGGGATACGCGAAGACGGTGGTGTTGACGGCGGTCACCGATCCGGAGCGTCACGGAATCAGCGCGTTCATCGTCCCCACGGATGCGCCGGGATTCCAGATCGGACGTGCGTACGAGAAGATGGGGATGAGGGCGTCCAACACGGTGGAGCTGATCCTGGAGGACGTGCGGATCCCGCGGGACAACCTCCTTGGCCCTCTGAATGCCGGATTCAAGCAGTTCTTATCCACCCTCGACGGCGGGCGGGTCGCCATCGCCGCGCTGGCCGTCGGCATCGCCCGCAGCGCCTTTGAGACGGCGTTGGCCTATGCCAAACAGCGTACGCAATTCGGTCAGACCATTTCCAAATTCCAGGCCATTCAGCATAAACTGGCCGACATGGCGATGCACATCGACATCGCCCGCAACGCGGTGATGAAAGCGGCGTGGTTGCACGACCAAGGCCGTCCGTTCTCCCTGGAGGCGTCATTCGCCAAGCTGTTCGCCTCTGAGATGTGCACGCAGACCTGCCTGCAGGCGATTCAAATTCTGGGTGGAAACGGCTACATGTGTGACTATCCGGTAGAGCGAAACCTGCGAGACGCGAAATTGATTGAGATCGGCGAGGGAACATCGGAAGTGCAGCGGCTCGTGATCGCCCGTCATCTGGGGTGCTGA
- the rpoD gene encoding RNA polymerase sigma factor RpoD: MSKETKEEAREQRGHTLQEVKAALLALGKKRGSLTYTEVANRLAPFDVEPDQLDEFFDQLAEAGVDVVNEHDELDLDDADEADHTAMEGEEDPERIDLDDLSMPPGVKISDPVRMYLKEIGRVPLLSAQEEIELAKRIEQGDEEAKRRLAEANLRLVVSIAKRYVGRGMLFLDLIQEGNLGLIKAVEKFDYRKGYKFSTYATWWIRQAITRAIADQARTIRIPVHMVETINKLIRVSRQLLQELGREPTAEEIAAEMDMSPEKVREIQKIAQEPVSLETPIGEEDDSHLGDFIPDDDALAPADAAAYELLKEQLEDVLDTLTEREENVLRLRFGLDDGRTRTLEEVGKVFGVTRERIRQIEAKALRKLRHPSRSKRLKDFLE; encoded by the coding sequence ATGAGCAAAGAAACAAAAGAAGAAGCCCGCGAACAACGAGGACACACCCTTCAAGAAGTCAAGGCGGCGCTATTGGCGTTGGGGAAGAAGCGGGGATCGCTGACGTACACTGAGGTGGCCAATCGCCTGGCCCCGTTCGACGTGGAGCCCGACCAGCTGGATGAATTCTTCGACCAACTGGCGGAGGCCGGCGTCGACGTGGTCAACGAGCACGACGAACTGGATTTGGACGACGCGGATGAGGCGGACCACACCGCGATGGAAGGAGAAGAAGATCCCGAGCGGATCGACCTGGACGATCTTTCGATGCCTCCGGGTGTGAAGATCAGCGATCCGGTGCGGATGTACCTCAAAGAGATCGGCCGGGTGCCCCTGCTCTCCGCTCAAGAGGAGATTGAGCTGGCGAAGCGGATTGAGCAGGGAGACGAGGAAGCGAAGCGGCGTCTTGCGGAAGCGAACCTGCGCCTGGTGGTGAGCATCGCCAAGCGGTATGTCGGCCGCGGCATGCTGTTTCTCGATCTTATCCAGGAGGGAAATTTGGGCCTCATCAAGGCGGTCGAGAAGTTCGACTACCGCAAGGGATACAAGTTCAGCACGTACGCAACCTGGTGGATTCGCCAGGCCATCACCCGAGCGATCGCCGATCAAGCGCGGACCATCCGCATTCCGGTGCACATGGTCGAGACCATCAACAAGTTGATCCGCGTCTCGCGCCAACTGCTGCAGGAGTTGGGGCGGGAGCCGACCGCGGAGGAGATCGCGGCGGAGATGGACATGAGCCCCGAGAAGGTGCGCGAGATCCAGAAGATCGCGCAGGAGCCGGTGTCACTGGAGACACCCATCGGCGAGGAGGACGATTCGCACCTGGGGGATTTCATCCCGGACGACGACGCGTTGGCACCGGCCGACGCGGCGGCGTACGAGTTATTGAAGGAACAGCTTGAGGATGTCCTCGACACGCTCACCGAGCGGGAGGAGAATGTGCTGCGCCTGCGGTTTGGCTTGGACGACGGGCGCACTCGCACGCTGGAAGAGGTGGGTAAGGTGTTTGGGGTGACGCGCGAACGCATCCGCCAGATAGAAGCCAAGGCGTTGCGGAAGTTGCGCCATCCGAGCCGCAGCAAGCGGTTGAAGGATTTCCTCGAATGA
- the dnaG gene encoding DNA primase, giving the protein MMRKIPDAFVEELRRRLDIVEIVSEYVQLRRTGRSWVGLCPFHNERTPSFSVSPDRQMYHCFGCGAGGTVIRFVMDIDGLTFPEAVVKLAERAGLDAPFSLDETPGATPHSRIDRMKEAHELAAKLYSYILMNTSAGVQALTYLETRGFPRQSLVEFGLGYAPKGSDTLVRFLRRRGFAESLLVEAGLAVDVGGRVMDRFRDRVMVPIRNLQGKVIGFGGRALAPDAKPKYLNSPESPLFRKSEVLFHLDAARRQIRKSGTAVLMEGYMDVIAASRAGVTNAVASMGTSLTEQHAQLLKRYAERVILAYDGDPAGIQAAKRALDVLEQAGLSVQVALFPEGEDPDDFIRARGERAFQRYLQANAWTEVQFLLQDLRRNANLESMSGKMAFLRDALEVLAQRATPIEQDAEIRELAREFEVSVDALKEELSQLAKTLPGRRRPRRRFERITGAAPLPKGYVLAGNRLLQAMLLEYRWFQMLMQEGLDELPLPEQTALLAHIYQFRSEHPEADAALLLDQLDEPELVRLTSSLLIEEPPLLDARILQDYLRTVRLYQLETEYQRVLQESVQAQVDGRLDDAAALREKMEALQRQIQDLKLPQWAGKSGTGLKEAGQG; this is encoded by the coding sequence ATGATGAGGAAGATTCCGGACGCGTTCGTGGAGGAACTCCGCCGCCGGTTGGACATCGTGGAAATCGTATCGGAGTATGTCCAACTGAGACGCACAGGACGTTCATGGGTCGGATTGTGTCCATTCCACAACGAGCGGACACCCTCTTTTTCCGTTTCCCCGGACAGGCAGATGTATCACTGCTTCGGGTGCGGGGCCGGTGGCACCGTGATCCGTTTTGTCATGGACATCGACGGTCTGACCTTTCCCGAGGCGGTCGTCAAACTGGCCGAGCGCGCCGGACTGGATGCGCCGTTTTCGCTCGACGAGACGCCCGGTGCGACTCCGCACAGCCGTATCGACCGTATGAAGGAGGCGCACGAGCTCGCCGCGAAGCTGTATAGCTACATTCTAATGAATACGAGTGCGGGTGTGCAAGCCCTAACGTATTTGGAAACGAGAGGGTTTCCACGCCAGAGCTTGGTCGAGTTCGGCCTGGGATACGCGCCGAAAGGGTCGGACACCTTGGTCCGCTTTCTGCGGAGGCGCGGCTTTGCGGAGTCGCTCCTGGTAGAGGCCGGTTTGGCGGTCGACGTCGGAGGACGCGTGATGGACCGGTTCCGGGATCGGGTGATGGTGCCCATTCGCAATCTCCAGGGCAAGGTGATTGGCTTCGGCGGACGGGCGTTGGCCCCGGATGCAAAGCCGAAGTATCTCAACTCGCCGGAGTCGCCGTTGTTCCGCAAGAGCGAGGTATTGTTTCACCTGGATGCCGCCCGGCGGCAGATACGTAAGTCGGGCACCGCCGTCTTGATGGAAGGCTACATGGATGTCATCGCCGCGTCGCGGGCAGGCGTGACCAACGCGGTGGCGAGCATGGGGACGTCGTTGACCGAACAGCACGCCCAGCTGCTGAAGCGGTACGCGGAGCGCGTGATCCTCGCATACGACGGGGATCCGGCAGGCATCCAGGCGGCCAAACGAGCCCTGGATGTGTTGGAACAGGCCGGTTTGTCCGTTCAGGTGGCTTTGTTTCCGGAGGGTGAGGACCCGGACGACTTCATCCGCGCTCGAGGCGAACGGGCATTTCAGCGGTATCTGCAGGCGAACGCGTGGACCGAAGTTCAGTTCCTGCTGCAAGACCTGCGCAGAAACGCCAACTTGGAGAGCATGAGCGGCAAAATGGCGTTTCTCCGCGACGCGCTGGAGGTGCTTGCCCAACGGGCCACCCCGATTGAACAGGATGCGGAGATCCGCGAACTGGCTCGGGAATTTGAGGTGTCGGTGGACGCCTTGAAGGAGGAGTTGAGCCAGCTCGCGAAGACCCTGCCCGGACGGCGCCGACCGCGCAGGCGTTTCGAACGGATTACCGGGGCGGCTCCGTTACCCAAGGGGTACGTCCTGGCCGGGAACCGGTTGTTGCAAGCGATGCTGCTGGAATACCGGTGGTTCCAAATGTTGATGCAGGAGGGGCTGGATGAACTGCCCCTTCCGGAACAGACCGCCCTGCTCGCCCATATCTATCAGTTTCGGTCGGAGCACCCGGAAGCGGACGCCGCATTGCTCTTGGATCAGCTGGATGAACCGGAGCTCGTCCGCCTGACGTCGTCGCTGTTGATCGAGGAGCCACCGCTGTTGGATGCGCGCATCCTGCAGGACTATCTGCGCACGGTCCGATTGTACCAACTCGAAACGGAGTATCAACGGGTGTTGCAGGAGTCGGTTCAGGCGCAGGTCGATGGACGGTTGGATGACGCCGCCGCGCTGCGGGAGAAAATGGAAGCGTTGCAGAGGCAGATTCAGGACTTGAAGTTGCCACAGTGGGCAGGGAAATCGGGCACAGGGTTAAAGGAGGCGGGGCAAGGATGA